The Labilithrix sp. genome contains a region encoding:
- the argC gene encoding N-acetyl-gamma-glutamyl-phosphate reductase: MVTVGIVGARGYVGKELADLLAKHDGVKVEMAVSARDGVTPEDVAAAKLDAYALALPNGACAAYVAAIEKTRPDAKIVDLSADNRFTDTWIYGQPERFRDRLHGATRISNPGCYATATQLAIAPLRHLLDAPAHVFGVSGYSGAGTTPSPKNDPEVLKDNLLPYSLTGHVHEREVTRHLGWPVFFAPHVAPFFRGITCTTSLTFAEPHSHDELDALYRRAYGGERLVKLSAEAPLVRDVMEKHHVAIGGLSVSADGKHAVVVSTIDNLLGGAATQAVRNLNLALGLPELTGIARDDA, from the coding sequence ATGGTGACCGTCGGCATCGTCGGCGCGCGCGGCTACGTCGGGAAGGAGCTCGCCGACCTCCTCGCCAAGCACGACGGCGTGAAGGTGGAGATGGCGGTCTCCGCGCGCGACGGCGTCACGCCGGAGGACGTCGCCGCCGCGAAGCTCGACGCGTACGCGCTCGCGCTCCCGAACGGCGCGTGCGCGGCGTACGTCGCGGCGATCGAGAAGACGCGGCCCGACGCGAAGATCGTCGACCTCTCGGCCGACAACCGCTTCACCGACACGTGGATCTACGGGCAGCCGGAGCGCTTCCGCGATCGCCTCCACGGCGCGACGCGGATCTCGAACCCCGGCTGCTACGCGACCGCGACGCAGCTCGCGATCGCGCCGCTGCGTCACCTCCTCGACGCGCCGGCGCACGTCTTCGGCGTGAGCGGCTACAGCGGCGCGGGGACGACGCCGTCGCCGAAGAACGATCCCGAGGTCCTGAAGGACAACCTCCTGCCCTACTCCCTCACCGGCCACGTCCACGAGCGCGAGGTCACGCGCCACCTCGGCTGGCCGGTCTTCTTCGCGCCCCACGTCGCGCCGTTCTTCCGCGGCATCACGTGCACGACGTCGCTCACCTTCGCGGAGCCGCATTCGCACGACGAGCTCGACGCGCTGTACCGGCGCGCGTACGGCGGCGAGCGGCTCGTGAAGCTCTCCGCCGAGGCCCCGCTCGTGCGCGACGTGATGGAGAAGCACCACGTCGCGATCGGCGGGCTCAGCGTGTCGGCCGACGGCAAACACGCCGTCGTCGTCTCCACGATCGACAACCTCCTCGGCGGCGCGGCGACGCAAGCGGTGCGGAACCTGAACCTCGCGCTCGGCCTCCCGGAGCTCACAGGGATCGCACGCGACGATGCCTAA
- a CDS encoding acetylglutamate kinase, protein MTNKEKETQDVIVRLLTNIGSRKEVEQYLKHYASVDAPKFAVVKVSGSIIDRQLDALASSLSFLQRVGLVPIVVHGGSVQLDRALTQAGVETEKVKGYRKMTPHALDIARRVLHDTNLRLVEGLENLGTRARPFTSGVIDAKKMESPDLGLIGDVVGIREQAIAQTARSGALPIVAPLGESAKGQILVCHADAVTRAIALAVKPHKVVFLNETGALVDASGIVRSAVNLTEDFFDLTQDAALDAESRRKLIEINTLLSDLPPTSSVSITSPDHLAKELFTHGGHGTLVRKGERVVVLENWDGIEQDRLRALLEECFGRRLDETYFTSKAPYRVYLAESYRASAILTMENGIPYLDKFAVTNEAQGEGIGGSIWSRFRRENPKLFWRSRANNPVNAWYAQKADGLVKSSKWWVFWCGMTDFTEIQQAVECALAMKATFSESPTVPPPPLAVDETPAAPAVAVGAA, encoded by the coding sequence ATGACGAACAAGGAGAAGGAGACGCAGGACGTCATCGTCCGGCTCCTCACCAACATCGGTAGCAGGAAAGAGGTCGAGCAGTACCTCAAGCACTACGCCTCGGTCGACGCCCCGAAGTTCGCGGTCGTGAAGGTGTCGGGCTCCATCATCGACCGCCAGCTCGACGCGCTCGCCTCGTCGCTCTCCTTCCTCCAGCGCGTCGGCCTCGTCCCGATCGTCGTCCACGGCGGCTCGGTGCAGCTCGACCGCGCCCTCACGCAAGCCGGCGTCGAGACCGAGAAGGTGAAGGGCTACCGCAAGATGACGCCGCACGCGCTCGACATCGCGCGCCGCGTCCTCCACGACACGAACCTCCGCCTCGTCGAGGGCCTCGAGAACCTCGGCACGCGCGCGCGCCCCTTCACCTCCGGCGTCATCGACGCGAAGAAGATGGAGTCGCCCGACCTCGGCCTCATCGGCGACGTCGTCGGCATCCGCGAGCAGGCGATCGCGCAGACCGCCCGCTCCGGCGCGCTCCCGATCGTCGCGCCGCTCGGCGAGTCGGCGAAGGGCCAGATCCTCGTCTGCCACGCCGACGCGGTCACGCGCGCGATCGCGCTCGCGGTGAAGCCGCACAAGGTCGTCTTCCTCAACGAGACCGGCGCGCTCGTCGACGCGAGCGGCATCGTCCGCTCGGCGGTGAACCTCACCGAGGACTTCTTCGACCTCACGCAGGACGCCGCCCTCGACGCCGAGTCGCGGCGGAAGCTCATCGAGATCAACACGCTCTTGTCGGACCTCCCGCCGACGTCGTCGGTGTCGATCACCTCGCCGGACCACCTCGCGAAGGAGCTCTTCACCCACGGCGGCCACGGCACCCTCGTCCGCAAGGGCGAGCGCGTCGTCGTCCTCGAGAACTGGGACGGCATCGAGCAAGACCGCCTCCGCGCGCTCCTCGAGGAGTGCTTCGGGCGCCGCCTCGACGAGACCTATTTCACGTCGAAGGCGCCGTACCGCGTGTACCTCGCCGAGTCGTACCGCGCCTCTGCGATCCTCACGATGGAGAACGGCATCCCGTACCTCGACAAGTTCGCGGTGACGAACGAGGCGCAGGGCGAGGGCATCGGCGGATCGATTTGGAGCCGCTTCCGCCGCGAGAACCCGAAGCTCTTCTGGCGCTCGCGCGCGAACAACCCGGTCAACGCGTGGTACGCGCAGAAGGCGGACGGGCTCGTGAAGTCGAGCAAGTGGTGGGTCTTCTGGTGCGGGATGACCGACTTCACGGAGATCCAGCAGGCGGTCGAGTGCGCGCTCGCGATGAAGGCGACGTTCTCGGAGTCGCCCACCGTCCCGCCGCCCCCGCTCGCGGTCGACGAGACGCCCGCCGCGCCGGCCGTCGCGGTTGGAGCGGCGTGA
- a CDS encoding N-acetylornithine carbamoyltransferase, whose protein sequence is MPATLRHFLSTLDWSRAELEEILTDAAELKATRATKRPPYLQGKSVALVFFNPSLRTRSSFEIGVFEMGGHAVVLEPGKGAWPIEFKDGVVMDGEAEEHVEEVARVLSRFVDLICVRAFPKFQRWEDDREDQVIKQFARFATVPVVNMETITHPMQELALMLALKERLGTTDKKKFLLTWTYHPKPLNTAVANSGLIIAAKFGFDVTLLCPTPEYVLDSRFMDAAKSMTNVTVTHDVESAYKGADVVYAKSWGAIPYFGRWNEEKPIRDRHKHFIVDEPKMKLTNDGVFSHCLPLRRNVKATDEVVSGPRSLVIEEAGNRLHVQKAVMKRLAGNPL, encoded by the coding sequence ATGCCCGCTACGCTCCGTCACTTCCTCTCCACGCTGGACTGGTCTCGCGCCGAGCTCGAGGAGATCCTCACGGACGCCGCCGAGCTGAAGGCGACGCGCGCCACCAAGCGGCCTCCGTACCTCCAGGGCAAGAGCGTCGCGCTCGTCTTCTTCAACCCGTCGCTGCGTACGCGCTCGTCGTTCGAGATCGGCGTCTTCGAGATGGGGGGGCACGCGGTCGTGCTCGAGCCGGGCAAGGGCGCGTGGCCGATCGAGTTCAAGGACGGCGTCGTCATGGACGGCGAGGCGGAGGAGCACGTCGAGGAGGTCGCGCGCGTCCTCTCTCGGTTCGTCGACCTCATCTGCGTCCGCGCCTTCCCGAAGTTCCAGCGCTGGGAGGACGACCGCGAGGACCAGGTCATCAAGCAGTTCGCGCGCTTCGCGACCGTGCCCGTCGTCAACATGGAGACGATCACGCACCCGATGCAGGAGCTCGCGCTCATGCTCGCGCTGAAGGAGCGCCTCGGGACGACGGACAAGAAGAAGTTCCTCCTCACGTGGACGTACCACCCGAAGCCGCTCAACACCGCCGTCGCCAACTCCGGCCTCATCATCGCGGCGAAGTTCGGCTTCGACGTCACGCTCCTCTGCCCCACCCCCGAGTACGTGCTCGACAGCCGCTTCATGGACGCGGCGAAGTCGATGACGAACGTGACGGTTACGCACGACGTCGAGAGTGCTTACAAGGGTGCGGACGTCGTCTACGCGAAGAGCTGGGGAGCGATTCCGTACTTCGGCCGCTGGAATGAAGAGAAACCCATTCGCGATCGTCACAAACATTTCATCGTCGACGAACCCAAGATGAAGCTCACCAACGACGGCGTCTTCAGCCACTGCCTCCCCCTCCGCCGCAACGTGAAGGCGACGGACGAGGTCGTCAGCGGCCCGCGCTCGCTCGTGATCGAAGAGGCGGGCAACCGTCTCCATGTTCAAAAAGCCGTCATGAAGCGGCTCGCTGGCAACCCTCTCTGA
- a CDS encoding Uma2 family endonuclease encodes MSALPADAPLSYESYLIFEQSVDSRHEFIDGDILAMAGGTRRHAELKSRVSAKLTIGLGEGGPCRVEDSDTRIVVDRGTILNAYYPDMTVICGEAKTHPRDAEGGVVNPSLLVEVTSRNTEKRDRGIKLEDYRLLPSLREYVIVSHVRQEIEVWSRASAEVEWIRRVFTAGEVARLHLGIDVAVDDLYREPLPPR; translated from the coding sequence ATGTCCGCGCTCCCCGCCGACGCTCCGCTCTCGTACGAGTCCTACCTGATCTTCGAGCAATCCGTGGACTCGCGCCACGAGTTCATCGACGGCGACATCCTCGCGATGGCGGGAGGCACCCGACGCCACGCGGAGCTGAAGAGCCGAGTCTCTGCGAAGCTGACGATCGGCCTCGGCGAGGGGGGACCCTGCCGCGTCGAGGACTCGGACACTCGCATCGTCGTCGACCGCGGGACGATCCTCAACGCGTACTACCCCGACATGACCGTGATCTGCGGGGAGGCCAAGACGCATCCGCGCGATGCGGAGGGTGGCGTCGTCAACCCGTCGCTCCTCGTCGAGGTCACGAGCCGCAACACGGAGAAACGGGACCGTGGCATCAAGCTCGAGGACTACCGCTTGCTGCCCTCCCTTCGCGAGTACGTCATCGTCTCGCACGTTCGCCAGGAGATCGAAGTCTGGTCCCGCGCGAGCGCGGAGGTGGAGTGGATACGACGTGTCTTCACGGCGGGAGAGGTCGCGCGCCTGCACCTCGGCATCGACGTCGCGGTCGACGATCTCTATCGCGAGCCGCTCCCGCCTCGCTGA
- a CDS encoding amidase, with product MAESPRSPRISGMPLKQLARFARTAVGRATLQRILRSDLQIDRLDAIPGALRGPLPLDTNVHPGRPPREAPSAGLPPPKGMGWAPSSATLAAQYREGRRSPVEVVERAIAEAKRLAELSPSVGPVVEFCEDAARAEAEASAERWKKGKPLSFFDGVPWTVKEQNAVKGLARRFGTAYLPHEGQPEDSTPVARMRAAGAIVIGTTHSTELGMTPSGANAKRTMPRNPHDTNHLAGGSSTGAGVSVATGLVPVALGGDGGGSIRIPSSLVGVFGIKPTWGRVSRSGDAAGGSVAHVGPLGCSTTDLAHALEIMSGVDAKDPQTYPAPRREAGSFVAALSRGVKGMTIGVAPSEWSDATEPVQRAGRAALQALEKEGARLVDVRLELAKYAAAIGYVIIAGEARADLREDWKNHADEMSDDLQVSFSALDAFGALEYLDTCRLRSGLRRELARTFASVDLLALPSAAGTAAKVSDTDMRTGFLDTKVIDALCRFMFLGNLSGLPALSAPVGTDNYGLPVGLQLMGDAWDEATIFAAAAHLERLGAAVPRRPRITASLLP from the coding sequence ATGGCCGAATCTCCTCGCTCCCCGCGCATCAGCGGGATGCCGCTGAAGCAACTCGCCCGCTTCGCCCGCACCGCGGTGGGCCGGGCCACGCTCCAGCGCATCCTGCGATCGGACCTCCAGATCGATCGCCTCGACGCGATCCCCGGCGCGCTCCGCGGACCTCTGCCGCTCGACACGAACGTGCACCCCGGCCGCCCGCCGCGCGAAGCGCCCTCCGCCGGGCTGCCCCCGCCGAAAGGCATGGGCTGGGCGCCGTCGAGCGCGACCCTCGCCGCGCAGTACCGCGAGGGACGGCGCTCGCCGGTCGAGGTGGTGGAGCGCGCGATCGCGGAGGCGAAGCGCCTCGCGGAACTTTCGCCGAGCGTCGGGCCGGTCGTCGAATTCTGCGAGGACGCGGCGCGCGCGGAGGCGGAGGCCTCGGCCGAACGATGGAAGAAGGGCAAGCCCCTCTCCTTCTTCGATGGCGTGCCGTGGACGGTGAAGGAGCAGAACGCGGTGAAGGGCCTCGCGCGCCGCTTCGGCACCGCGTACCTCCCGCACGAAGGACAGCCGGAGGACTCGACCCCGGTCGCGCGCATGCGCGCGGCGGGGGCGATCGTGATCGGGACCACGCACTCGACCGAGCTCGGGATGACGCCGAGCGGCGCGAACGCGAAGCGCACGATGCCGCGGAACCCGCACGACACGAACCACCTCGCCGGCGGATCGTCGACCGGCGCCGGCGTGTCGGTCGCGACCGGCCTCGTCCCCGTCGCGCTCGGCGGCGACGGCGGCGGATCGATCCGCATCCCGTCGTCGCTCGTCGGCGTCTTCGGGATCAAGCCGACGTGGGGCCGCGTGAGCCGCTCCGGCGACGCGGCGGGCGGCTCGGTCGCGCACGTCGGTCCGCTCGGCTGCTCGACCACCGATCTCGCGCACGCGCTCGAGATCATGAGCGGCGTCGACGCGAAGGACCCGCAGACGTACCCCGCGCCACGCCGCGAGGCCGGCTCGTTCGTCGCCGCGCTCTCGCGCGGAGTGAAGGGCATGACGATCGGCGTCGCCCCGTCGGAGTGGAGCGACGCGACGGAGCCGGTCCAGCGCGCCGGCCGCGCCGCGCTCCAGGCGCTCGAGAAGGAGGGCGCTCGCCTCGTCGACGTCCGCCTCGAGCTCGCGAAGTACGCCGCCGCGATCGGCTACGTCATCATCGCGGGCGAGGCGCGCGCGGACCTCCGCGAGGACTGGAAGAACCACGCCGACGAGATGAGCGACGACCTCCAGGTCTCGTTCTCGGCGCTCGACGCGTTCGGCGCGCTCGAGTACCTCGACACCTGCCGCCTCCGGAGCGGCCTCCGCCGCGAGCTCGCGCGCACGTTCGCGTCGGTCGACCTCCTCGCGCTGCCGTCCGCCGCCGGCACCGCGGCGAAGGTCTCCGACACCGACATGCGGACCGGCTTCCTCGACACGAAGGTGATCGACGCGCTCTGCCGCTTCATGTTCCTCGGCAACCTGAGCGGCCTCCCCGCGCTCTCGGCGCCGGTCGGCACCGACAACTACGGCCTCCCGGTCGGCCTCCAGCTCATGGGCGACGCCTGGGACGAGGCGACCATCTTCGCCGCCGCCGCCCACCTCGAACGCCTCGGAGCCGCCGTCCCCCGCCGCCCCCGCATCACCGCGTCGCTCCTCCCGTAA
- the apaG gene encoding Co2+/Mg2+ efflux protein ApaG, whose translation MSLATTEGIKVTVQAVYVPEQSSPRTHRYVFAYTVRIANEGEAPAQLRSRHWIITDGEGRIEEVKGPGVVGQQPFLKPGEQFEYTSGCVLTTPRGEMRGTYQMHRPDGRAFDATIAPFSLALPYSLN comes from the coding sequence GTGTCGCTCGCCACCACGGAAGGCATCAAGGTCACGGTCCAGGCGGTGTACGTCCCGGAGCAGTCGTCGCCGCGGACCCATCGCTACGTCTTCGCGTACACGGTCCGCATCGCGAACGAAGGCGAGGCTCCGGCGCAGCTCCGGAGCCGTCACTGGATCATCACCGACGGCGAGGGCCGCATCGAAGAGGTGAAGGGCCCCGGGGTGGTGGGGCAGCAGCCGTTCCTCAAGCCGGGCGAGCAGTTCGAGTACACGAGCGGCTGCGTCCTCACGACCCCGCGCGGCGAGATGCGCGGCACCTACCAGATGCACCGCCCCGACGGCCGCGCCTTCGACGCGACGATCGCGCCGTTTTCGCTCGCGCTCCCATACTCGCTGAACTGA
- the cyaY gene encoding iron donor protein CyaY, producing the protein MDDKDYRHLADEALKHIEAMLEDVDADDVDVERAGDVVTLTFKNKQKCVINTQRPTRQLWLAANARAWHFDYDATTKRWLDDKKTGVELFVQIAAIVKASAGVDVVP; encoded by the coding sequence ATGGATGACAAGGACTACCGGCATCTCGCCGACGAGGCGCTGAAGCACATCGAGGCGATGCTCGAGGACGTCGACGCCGACGACGTCGACGTGGAGCGCGCCGGCGACGTGGTGACGCTCACCTTCAAGAACAAACAAAAGTGCGTGATCAACACGCAGCGCCCGACCCGCCAGCTCTGGCTCGCCGCCAACGCCCGCGCCTGGCACTTCGACTACGACGCGACGACGAAGCGCTGGCTCGACGACAAGAAGACCGGCGTGGAGCTCTTCGTCCAGATCGCCGCGATCGTAAAGGCAAGCGCAGGCGTCGACGTGGTGCCTTGA
- a CDS encoding nucleotidyltransferase domain-containing protein, with protein MKNAALEELKAALHAELAATAGLELAFVFGSVARGTATALSDLDLAVQGDVDVLDLAARIALVARREVDVVPLARASIPLLGAIIRDGVALFERERGLEASFRTRTLLALETDGPWYERQARAWLKRVAERGILG; from the coding sequence ATGAAGAACGCCGCGCTCGAGGAGTTGAAGGCCGCGCTGCACGCCGAGCTCGCCGCGACGGCGGGCCTCGAGCTGGCCTTCGTCTTCGGCTCGGTCGCGCGCGGCACCGCGACCGCATTGTCCGACCTCGACCTCGCGGTGCAAGGTGACGTCGACGTCCTCGACCTGGCGGCGCGGATCGCGCTCGTTGCACGTCGCGAGGTGGACGTGGTTCCCCTCGCGCGGGCGTCGATCCCGCTCCTCGGCGCGATCATCCGCGATGGCGTCGCGCTCTTCGAGCGCGAACGCGGGCTCGAGGCGAGCTTTCGCACGCGCACGCTCCTCGCGCTCGAGACCGACGGCCCCTGGTACGAGCGACAAGCGCGCGCATGGCTGAAGCGCGTCGCGGAGCGGGGGATCCTTGGTTGA
- a CDS encoding DUF86 domain-containing protein, with protein sequence MVDRKLVAAKLAELSDRSSRAKQHAKPTAAELASDRDALDLVSFNLMLAVQACADIASHVIADEGWTPAGSLAEGFARIAAHGVITEKTWRALARAVGLRNVVAHGYAGIDPALVHLAVTTGIADLDAFSAEVAAWMTAG encoded by the coding sequence TTGGTTGATCGCAAGCTCGTAGCCGCGAAGCTCGCGGAGCTCTCGGACCGCAGCTCGCGCGCGAAGCAGCACGCGAAGCCGACGGCGGCGGAGCTCGCCTCCGATCGCGATGCGCTCGATCTCGTCTCGTTCAACTTGATGCTTGCGGTCCAAGCGTGCGCCGACATCGCGAGCCACGTCATCGCGGACGAAGGCTGGACTCCGGCCGGCTCGCTCGCGGAGGGCTTTGCGCGCATCGCCGCGCACGGCGTCATCACCGAGAAGACGTGGCGCGCGCTCGCTCGCGCGGTGGGGCTTCGCAACGTCGTCGCGCACGGCTACGCGGGGATCGATCCGGCGCTCGTGCACCTCGCCGTGACGACCGGCATTGCGGACCTCGACGCGTTCTCGGCGGAGGTCGCCGCTTGGATGACGGCGGGCTGA
- the rpsD gene encoding 30S ribosomal protein S4, producing the protein MSRFTGPRVKRLRALNTELPGLTPKKFDKRPYPPGQHGQARKKLTEFALRLQEKQKLRLNYGVTERQLRHLVEEAKTSKGATGGVIIELLERRLDNVVFRAGLARTIPGARQLVNHGHILVNGKRVDIASYRVNKGETITVHERSKNMASIAAAKEIADNFQTPWLEVDRNKLEVKVTNLPDETAVLFPIRVQLVVEYYSQRL; encoded by the coding sequence ATGAGCCGTTTCACTGGACCCCGCGTCAAGCGCCTCCGCGCCCTCAACACCGAGCTCCCCGGCCTCACGCCGAAGAAGTTCGACAAGCGCCCCTACCCGCCGGGTCAGCACGGCCAAGCGCGCAAGAAGCTCACCGAGTTCGCGCTCCGCCTCCAGGAGAAGCAGAAGCTCCGCCTCAACTACGGCGTGACCGAGCGCCAGCTCCGTCACCTCGTCGAGGAAGCGAAGACGTCGAAGGGCGCCACCGGCGGCGTCATCATCGAGCTCCTCGAGCGCCGCCTCGACAACGTCGTCTTCCGCGCCGGCCTCGCGCGCACGATCCCGGGCGCGCGCCAGCTCGTGAACCACGGCCACATCCTCGTCAACGGCAAGCGCGTCGACATCGCGTCGTACCGCGTGAACAAGGGCGAGACGATCACGGTGCACGAGCGCAGCAAGAACATGGCGTCGATCGCGGCGGCGAAGGAGATCGCCGACAACTTCCAGACGCCGTGGCTCGAGGTCGACCGCAACAAGCTCGAGGTGAAGGTCACGAACCTCCCCGACGAGACGGCGGTCCTCTTCCCGATCCGCGTCCAGCTCGTCGTCGAGTACTACTCGCAGCGCCTCTGA
- a CDS encoding YeeE/YedE family protein: MTRRLVAAFVAGAVFAVGLAISGMTDPAKVLGFLDVTGAWDPSLALVMAGAVGVHFFAARWAKSLKSPILGGNFDLPKDGAIDRRLVGGAALFGLGWGAAGYCPGPAVVASVGLAPTTCLFLLSMITAIWLVRLGARRGAGAPMKTRS; encoded by the coding sequence GTGACGCGCCGGCTCGTCGCGGCGTTCGTCGCGGGCGCGGTCTTCGCGGTCGGGCTCGCGATCTCGGGGATGACGGATCCGGCCAAGGTCCTTGGTTTCCTCGACGTGACCGGCGCCTGGGACCCCTCGCTCGCGCTCGTGATGGCCGGCGCGGTGGGCGTCCATTTCTTCGCCGCGCGATGGGCCAAGTCCTTGAAATCACCCATCCTTGGCGGCAACTTCGACCTCCCGAAGGACGGGGCGATCGACCGGCGGCTCGTCGGCGGGGCGGCCCTCTTCGGGCTCGGCTGGGGCGCGGCCGGCTACTGCCCCGGCCCGGCCGTCGTGGCCTCGGTCGGGCTCGCCCCCACCACGTGCCTCTTTCTTCTTTCCATGATCACGGCTATCTGGCTCGTCCGCCTCGGTGCTCGACGCGGAGCAGGCGCGCCGATGAAGACGCGCTCCTGA
- a CDS encoding YeeE/YedE family protein, which translates to MTSFTPLTALAGGALIGVAASILLALDGRVAGISGIVGGLFDRSAKGEEKDWRGAFLGGLFAGGLAVAFLAREALTPSIAAPPAALTIVAGLLVGAGTQIGQGCTSGHGVCGLSRLSKRSLVATITFMAVAMASTFVVRHVLHLGAPS; encoded by the coding sequence ATGACGTCGTTCACTCCCCTCACCGCGCTCGCGGGCGGCGCGCTCATCGGCGTCGCGGCGTCGATCCTCCTCGCGCTCGATGGGCGCGTCGCGGGGATCTCCGGCATCGTCGGCGGGCTCTTCGATCGTTCCGCGAAGGGCGAAGAGAAGGACTGGCGCGGCGCGTTCCTCGGCGGGCTCTTCGCCGGCGGGCTCGCGGTCGCGTTCCTCGCGCGCGAGGCGCTCACGCCGTCGATCGCCGCGCCACCCGCCGCGCTCACGATCGTGGCGGGCCTGCTCGTCGGCGCGGGCACGCAGATCGGTCAGGGCTGCACGAGCGGCCACGGCGTCTGCGGGCTCAGCCGGCTCTCGAAGCGCTCCCTCGTCGCGACGATCACGTTCATGGCGGTCGCGATGGCCTCGACCTTCGTCGTGCGCCACGTGCTCCACCTCGGAGCCCCGTCGTGA
- a CDS encoding FAD-dependent oxidoreductase encodes MSDVVIVGAGQGGGVTAISLRQQKLEGSILLVGAEPELPYERPALSKEYLAGEKAFEKLLLRPASAWAERNIETRLGTRVVAVDPVAHTVTTADGETIAYGKLVWATGGRPRRLPCSGHDLAGVHYVRDRADVDRMIAELDAASAVVVIGAGYIGLEAASVLRKKDKRVTVLEAQERVLSRVAGAALSTFFEDEHRAQGVDLRLGAKVERLEETAGKVSGVRLADGEVLPADLVVVGIGIDAAVEPLLAAGAEGMNGVAIDLHGRTSLPDVYALGDCAAHANVHARGDVVRLESIQNANDLAQIVAKAIAGTLAEGERYDAVPWFWSNQYDLRLQTVGLFHGHDDVVVRGDPKTRRFSVVYLRGGKVIALDCVNLTKDYVQGKALITKAHAVDRARLADPNVQLKEL; translated from the coding sequence ATGAGCGACGTCGTCATCGTGGGCGCAGGGCAAGGTGGCGGCGTGACCGCGATCTCGCTCCGGCAGCAGAAGCTCGAGGGATCGATCCTCCTCGTCGGCGCCGAGCCCGAGCTGCCGTACGAGCGGCCCGCGCTCTCGAAGGAGTACCTCGCCGGCGAGAAGGCCTTCGAGAAGCTGCTCCTCCGGCCCGCGTCGGCGTGGGCGGAGCGGAACATCGAGACGCGGCTCGGCACGCGTGTCGTCGCGGTCGATCCCGTCGCGCACACGGTGACGACGGCGGACGGCGAAACGATCGCGTACGGGAAGCTCGTGTGGGCGACCGGCGGGCGGCCGCGGCGGCTCCCGTGCAGCGGCCACGACCTCGCCGGCGTGCACTACGTGCGCGATCGCGCGGACGTCGATCGGATGATCGCCGAGCTCGACGCCGCGAGCGCGGTCGTCGTCATCGGCGCCGGCTACATCGGGCTCGAGGCCGCGTCGGTGCTGCGGAAGAAGGACAAGCGCGTCACCGTGCTCGAGGCGCAGGAGCGCGTGCTCTCGCGCGTCGCCGGCGCCGCGCTCTCCACGTTCTTCGAGGACGAGCACCGCGCGCAGGGCGTCGACCTCCGCCTCGGCGCGAAGGTGGAGCGCCTCGAGGAGACCGCGGGCAAGGTCTCCGGCGTGCGCCTCGCGGACGGCGAGGTGCTCCCCGCCGATCTGGTCGTCGTCGGGATCGGCATCGACGCCGCGGTCGAGCCGCTCCTCGCCGCCGGCGCGGAGGGCATGAACGGCGTCGCGATCGACCTGCACGGTCGCACGAGCCTCCCCGACGTCTACGCCCTCGGCGACTGCGCCGCGCACGCGAACGTCCACGCCCGCGGCGACGTCGTGCGCCTCGAGTCGATCCAGAACGCGAACGACCTCGCGCAGATCGTCGCGAAGGCGATCGCCGGCACGCTCGCGGAGGGTGAGCGCTACGACGCGGTGCCGTGGTTCTGGTCCAACCAGTACGACCTGCGGCTGCAGACGGTGGGCCTCTTCCACGGTCACGACGACGTCGTCGTCCGCGGCGACCCGAAGACACGGAGGTTCTCGGTCGTGTACCTGCGCGGCGGAAAGGTCATCGCGCTCGACTGCGTGAACCTCACGAAGGACTACGTCCAGGGCAAGGCGCTCATCACGAAGGCCCACGCCGTCGATCGCGCGCGCCTCGCCGATCCGAACGTGCAGCTGAAGGAGCTGTAG
- a CDS encoding MerR family transcriptional regulator, with amino-acid sequence MQVGDLAREAGKTVRAIHLYEQMDLLKPVARSKGRYRLYGPEALVRIRWIGKLQDLGFSLTDIQSIAKDVGADKASAPSAMTKVRGVYKAKLDDTRAQIERLRLLEREILASLEYLDTCESACEQDRLLASCPSCNHHDREQEVPDLVAGFRT; translated from the coding sequence ATGCAGGTCGGCGATCTGGCGCGGGAGGCGGGGAAGACGGTGCGCGCCATCCATCTCTACGAGCAGATGGACCTGCTGAAGCCTGTCGCGCGCTCGAAGGGGCGGTATCGGCTCTACGGACCCGAAGCGCTCGTGCGCATCCGCTGGATCGGGAAGCTCCAAGACCTCGGCTTCAGCCTCACCGACATCCAGTCGATCGCGAAAGACGTCGGCGCGGACAAGGCCTCGGCCCCGTCCGCGATGACCAAGGTCCGCGGCGTCTACAAGGCGAAGCTCGACGACACCCGCGCCCAGATCGAACGGCTGCGCCTCCTCGAGCGCGAGATCCTCGCCAGCCTCGAGTACCTCGACACCTGCGAGTCGGCTTGCGAGCAGGACCGCCTCCTCGCCTCCTGCCCCTCGTGCAACCACCACGACCGCGAACAAGAAGTGCCCGACCTCGTCGCGGGCTTCCGCACCTAG